The following coding sequences are from one Arachis hypogaea cultivar Tifrunner chromosome 7, arahy.Tifrunner.gnm2.J5K5, whole genome shotgun sequence window:
- the LOC112703293 gene encoding uncharacterized protein — protein MDLVASHKQFCSFGHLLKDGTRDCSTRSRTLDNTSSVFNIGVSNISVKSHSLCSSDDSSVTAFAKSKSSWSRRHRCVSAVLKYETFGLNGSSQHSIKFPKGDSNEEESLPNGVSASLNFEEFENNHLQMLVRNGEMEEGLKLLEHMIKHGNIPDVNASSALVCQFCKVGRTKKARRIMKILEEFGGVIDLTSYNILIDAYCRSGAIEEALWVLDRMSVAPNAITFDTIFRSLCGRGKLKQAMEVLNRQLQSECHPDVISYTVLIDATCRESGVDQAMKLIDEMRSKGCKPDVVTYNVIINGICKEGRLDEAIRLLSNLPSYGCQPDVISHNIILRGLCSMGRWMDAKGLVAGMICKGCSPSVVTFNILISFLCQKGLLGQAIDILKMMPKHGCLPNPRSYNPLLQGFCYVNKIDRAIEYLEIMVNKGCRPNIVTYNILLLALCKDGRVDDAAEIMNQLSCKGCSPSRVTYNIVIYGLLNVGKTENAMELFKEMCRKGLKPDKVSYNTLIDGLLKAGKTDLAMELFEKMRTRGPKPDTITYTSLVRGLSRKGKVREAIKFLHDLEELGFRPNVFFYNSVMKGLCKAQQTSAAIDFLARMTAKGCKPSEDTYKILVEGIACEGLVKEALGLLNVLCYGRFVRKSLAEKVAMNIYRIHQQLEQQLSVISQTYNLVNVAPSNKSTHTSSCLS, from the coding sequence ATGGATTTGGTGGCATCCCACAAACAGTTTTGCTCATTTGGGCATTTGCTTAaggatggcacaagagattgTAGCACCAGAAGTAGGACTTTGGATAACACTAGTTCTGTATTCAATATAGGAGTAAGTAATATCTCTGTTAAATCTCATTCACTATGTTCCTCTGATGATAGCAGTGTTACTGCGTTTGCAAAATCTAAGAGCAGTTGGTCTAGAAGGCATCGTTGTGTTTCTGCTGTTTTGAAATATGAAACTTTTGGTTTGAATGGTAGTTCACAACATTCTATAAAGTTTCCAAAAGGGGATTCAAATGAGGAGGAATCCTTGCCAAATGGTGTTAGTGCTTCCCTGAATTTTGAGGAATTTGAGAATAATCATCTGCAAATGTTGGTTAGAAATGGGGAAATGGAGGAAGGGTTAAAGCTTTTAGAGCATATGATTAAACATGGCAATATCCCTGATGTCAATGCGAGCAGTGCTCTGGTCTGCCAATTTTGCAAGGTTGGCAGGACCAAGAAGGCAAGGAGAatcatgaaaattttggaggagtTTGGTGGTGTTATTGATTTAACCAGTTACAATATTTTGATTGATGCTTATTGCAGATCAGGGGCGATAGAGGAGGCCTTGTGGGTTTTGGATCGCATGAGTGTTGCTCCTAATGCCATTACTTTCGATACAATTTTTCGTAGTTTGTGTGGTAGAGGGAAACTGAAGCAAGCCATGGAAGTTCTTAACAGGCAGCTGCAAAGCGAGTGTCATCCAGATGTGATTTCATACACTGTATTGATTGATGCAACTTGTAGAGAATCTGGAGTTGATCAGGCAATGAAGTTGATTGATGAGATGAGAAGCAAAGGATGCAAACCCGATGTGGTCACATATAATGTTATTATCAATGGTATTTGCAAAGAAGGTAGGTTGGATGAAGCAATCAGATTGTTAAGTAACTTGCCCTCCTATGGTTGTCAGCCTGATGTAATTTCGCATAATATTATTTTGCGTGGCTTGTGTAGCATGGGAAGATGGATGGATGCTAAGGGGCTAGTTGCTGGCATGATTTGTAAGGGTTGTTCCCCTAGTGTTGTTACTTTCAATATCTTGATTAGTTTCCTCTGCCAAAAAGGCTTGTTGGGCCAAGCCATTGATATATTGAAGATGATGCCTAAGCATGGTTGTTTGCCTAATCCCAGGAGTTACAATCCATTGCTTCAAGGGTTTTGCTATGTAAATAAGATTGATAGAGCAATTGAATACTTGGAAATAATGGTAAATAAGGGTTGTCGCCCAAATATAGTGACCTATAATATCTTGCTATTAGCATTATGCAAAGATGGGAGGGTGGATGATGCAGCTGAAATAATGAACCAACTCAGTTGCAAAGGGTGCTCTCCCAGTCGAGTCACTTATAATATAGTAATTTATGGGCTTTTAAATGTGGGAAAAACAGAGAATGCAATGGAACTCTTCAAAGAGATGTGCCGAAAAGGTCTTAAACCTGATAAAGTTTCTTACAATACGCTCATTGATGGGCTTTTAAAGGCAGGAAAGACAGATCTTGCTATGGAACTCTTCGAGAAGATGCGCACAAGAGGTCCTAAACCTGATACAATTACTTACACTTCACTAGTTAGGGGTCTTAGCCGCAAAGGAAAGGTTCGTGAAGCAATCAAGTTTCTACATGACTTGGAAGAATTGGGTTTCAGGCCTAATGTGTTCTTTTATAACTCAGTCATGAAGGGGCTCTGTAAAGCTCAGCAAACCAGTGCTGCCATCGATTTTCTGGCTCGTATGACAGCCAAGGGATGTAAACCAAGTGAGGATACATATAAGATTCTTGTGGAAGGAATCGCTTGTGAGGGATTAGTTAAGGAGGCTTTGGGGTTATTAAATGTGTTGTGCTATGGAAGATTTGTGAGGAAAAGTTTGGCTGAAAAGGTAGCAATGAATATATATAGAATACATCAACAACTAGAGCAACAACTAAGTGTTATCTCTCAAACCTATAATTTAGTTAATGTAGCACCTTCAAACAAATCAACTCATACCTCCAGTTGCTTGTCTTGA
- the LOC112701551 gene encoding cytochrome P450 71D9-like, whose protein sequence is MIKDPRVMQKAQVEYLKSVVKETLRLHPPAPLLIPRECREACEINGYHIPVKSKVTVNAWAIGRDPNYYCEPERFYPERFTDSTIDCKGSNFEYIPFGAERRICPGIKLGLINVELALAYLLYHFDWEPPNGVKCEDLNMTEQFGVTLEEKMSSN, encoded by the exons ATGATCAAGGACCCAAGAGTAATGCAGAAAGCACAGGTCGAG TATTTGAAATCAGTGGTCAAAGAGACCCTCAGGTTACACCCTCCAGCTCCACTTTTGATTCCTAGAGAATGTAGAGAAGCATGTGAGATTAATGGATATCATATACCTGTCAAAAGTAAGGTCACTGTGAATGCTTGGGCAATTGGAAGAGATCCAAACTACTATTGTGAACCAGAGAGGTTTTATCCAGAGAGATTTACTGATAGTACCATTGACTGCAAAGGAAGTAATTTTGAATACATTCCATTTGGTGCTGAAAGAAGAATATGCCCGGGCATCAAATTAGGCTTAATAAATGTTGAGCTGGCCCTTGCATATTTGCTGTATCACTTTGATTGGGAGCCTCCTAATGGAGTGAAATGTGAGGACTTGAACATGACTGAGCAATTTGGAGTGACGTTAGAAGAAAAAATGAGCAGCAATTGA
- the LOC112703294 gene encoding uncharacterized protein: MVLNMEKSIYTFLTVHRWESLNCMRYSLASLRPVHGRLALKFLNWVINQPNFELNHVTHIVCTTTHILVRARMYNFAKATLSHLLHLPIGLNSAFFALMDTYSICNSSPAVFDILIRVCLKENMVGDAVQVFYLMGSRGFKPSVCTCNMVLGSLAKGRTHDLFWSFFKGMLAKRVHPDVATFNILLNALCERGKFKSAGLLLSKMEESGYLPNVVTYNTLLNWYCKKGKYKGASEMIDRMEAKGIAVDVCTYNLLIDNLCREGKSAKGYLMLKRMRKNAVYPNEITYNTLINGFVKEGKIAVASRVFDEMLLFNLFPNSISYNTLVDGHCRNGNFGEAFRLVDLMESHGLRPNEVTYGALLNGLSKHAEFGLVSRILERMRMNGVRICRISYTTMIDGMCKNGLLEEAAHLMDDLLEVSINLDVITFSVLINGFLRVGKINNAKEIMCKMYKAGVVPNSSLYSTLIYNYCKMGNLEEALKTYAIMNHSGHVADRFTCNVLVATFCRCGRLEEAEYFMDHMSRMSLDPDSVTFDCIINSYGNSGNALKAFSVFDKMISLGHSPSRFTYGGLVKGLCTSGCIKEAITFMHQLSCIPYVVDNVFYNTVLTWACRLGNLSDAVALIYEMIKNNFMPDSYTYSNLIGLLCKKHEVVAALLFSEKAMEKGLLHPNLVLYTSIIDGLLKAGHSRFAFYIFEDMLNKGVTPDTVALNVLLDWYSRKGKMSKVNDILSTMRNRGLAFNLATYNILMHGYSKRHAMAKCSMLYNGMIRDGFRKDRLTWHSLILGYCSSGSLDVAVKILRWMTLEGSIADCFTFNMLITKLCERDQIKKAFDLVKLMNRLGVIPNVDTYNALFLGLIRTGAFDEAHYVLQALSANGSVPTCKRYITLINSMCRVGNVKGAMKLQDEMRTLGVTSSDVAMSAVVRGLAHSGKTENAVWVLDFMLGKKIIPTTATFTTLMHACCKEANVAKALELKNIMERCHLKLDVAAYNVLVSGLCANGDTESAFQLYEEMKQRDICPNTSIFTVLIDSFCDGNYHNESEKLLRDLQARELFILDLCRGTESLNELLVIARKELIHLRDKRRRKFGC; the protein is encoded by the coding sequence ATGGTTTTGAATATGGAGAAGAGCATATACACATTTCTCACTGTGCACCGTTGGGAATCACTCAACTGTATGAGGTATAGTTTGGCTTCACTGAGACCTGTCCATGGAAGATTAGCTCTCAAATTTCTGAATTGGGTTATTAACCAGCCCAATTTTGAGCTCAATCATGTCACCCACATAGTATGCACTACCACTCACATACTTGTTAGGGCTAGAATGTACAATTTTGCCAAAGCAACCTTGTCCCACTTGTTGCATTTGCCAATTGGCTTGAACTCTGCATTTTTTGCTCTTATGGACACATACTCAATTTGCAACTCTAGCCCTGCTGTTTTCGACATCTTGATTCGAGTTTGCTTGAAAGAAAACATGGTTGGAGATGCTGTGCAGGTTTTCTACTTGATGGGATCCCGGGGGTTCAAGCCTTCTGTATGCACTTGTAACATGGTGCTTGGTTCGTTGGCGAAGGGCCGGACTCATGACCTTTTTTGGTCCTTTTTCAAAGGAATGCTTGCCAAGAGGGTTCATCCTGATGTTGCAACATTCAACATATTGTTAAATGCTTTGTGTGAGCGGGGGAAGTTTAAGAGTGCTGGTTTGCTCTTGAGTAAGATGGAAGAGAGTGGTTATCTTCCGAATGTGGTTACTTATAATACTTTGCTCAATTGGTATTGCAAGAAGGGGAAGTATAAAGGGGCGTCAGAAATGATTGATCGCATGGAAGCTAAGGGTATTGCAGTTGATGTTTGTACATATAATTTGTTGATAGACAATTTGTGCCGGGAAGGCAAGAGTGCGAAAGGTTACTTAATGTTGAAAAGGATGAGAAAGAATGCGGTGTATCCCAACGAGATCACTTACAACACTCTCATTAATGGATTTGTTAAGGAGGGAAAGATTGCAGTTGCTTCTCGAGTCTTTGATGAGATGTTGTTGTTTAATTTGTTCCCTAATAGCATCAGTTACAATACTTTGGTTGACGGGCATTGTCGCAATGGCAACTTTGGCGAAGCCTTCAGACTCGTTGATCTGATGGAGTCACATGGTTTGAGACCTAATGAAGTGACGTATGGGGCTCTTTTGAATGGGCTATCCAAGCATGCTGAATTTGGATTGGTATCTAGAATACTTGAGCGAATGAGGATGAATGGGGTGAGAATTTGTCGTATTAGTTATACTACAATGATTGATGGGATGTGTAAGAATGGCCTACTTGAAGAAGCTGCACATTTGATGGATGATTTATTAGAAGTTTCCATCAATCTTGACGTCATTACATTTTCAGTTCTTATAAATGGATTTTTGAGGGTGGGGAAGATAAATAATGCAAAGGAGATAATGTGTAAAATGTACAAGGCTGGAGTAGTGCCAAACAGCAGTTTGTATTCAACATTAATCTACAATTATTGTAAGATGGGAAACCTTGAAGAGGCATTAAAAACTTATGCAATTATGAACCATAGTGGTCACGTTGCAGATCGATTCACATGCAATGTGTTGGTGGCCACTTTTTGTAGATGTGGGAGACTTGAAGAGGCTGAGTACTTTATGGATCACATGAGCAGGATGAGTCTTGATCCTGATTCTGTTACTTTTGATTGCAttataaatagttatggaaattCTGGTAATGCATTAAAAGCATTTtctgtgtttgataaaatgattaGTTTAGGCCATTCCCCTAGTCGATTCACATATGGTGGCCTGGTGAAAGGACTTTGCACTAGTGGATGTATTAAAGAGGCAATCACGTTTATGCATCAACTTTCTTGCATTCCTTATGTTGTTGATAATGTTTTCTACAACACAGTACTTACTTGGGCATGTAGATTAGGTAATTTATCAGATGCAGTTGCCCTTATTTATGAGATGATTAAAAACAATTTTATGCCAGATAGTTATACATACAGCAATCTTATTGGGTTGCTATGCAAGAAGCATGAAGTGGTTGCTGCACTTCTTTTCTCAGAGAAGGCAATGGAGAAAGGATTGTTACATCCTAATCTTGTCTTGTACACTAGTATAATTGATGGGCTTCTTAAGGCAGGACATTCAAGATTCGCTTTCTATATTTTTGAAGATATGCTGAACAAAGGTGTTACCCCTGATACTGTAGCATTGAATGTACTGTTGGATTGGTACTCAAGGAAGGGGAAAATGTCAAAGGTAAATGATATCCTTTCCACAATGAGGAATAGAGGTTTAGCGTTCAATTTAGCTACTTACAATATTCTCATGCATGGATATTCAAAGAGGCATGCGATGGCAAAGTGTTCTATGCTGTATAATGGCATGATCAGAGACGGTTTCAGGAAGGATAGGTTAACTTGGCATTCTCTTATTCTTGGGTATTGTAGCTCTGGATCATTGGATGTTGCTGTAAAAATTTTAAGATGGATGACACTTGAAGGTTCTATTGCTGATTGTTTTACATTTAACATGCTTATTACTAAGCTCTGTGAAAGGGATCAGATCAAAAAGGCCTTTGATCTGGTAAAACTGATGAATAGGTTAGGAGTTATTCCTAATGTAGATACATACAATGCCCTTTTTCTTGGACTTATTAGAACTGGTGCTTTTGATGAAGCTCATTATGTTTTGCAAGCCTTATCGGCAAATGGTTCTGTTCCTACATGTAAACGATATATCACTTTAATCAATAGCATGTGTAGAGTTGGAAATGTAAAAGGAGCAATGAAACTTCAAGATGAGATGAGAACACTTGGTGTCACCTCCAGTGATGTTGCTATGAGTGCTGTTGTTAGAGGTCTTGCACATTCAGGGAAGACCGAAAATGCTGTTTGGGTTCTTGATTTCATGCTTGGGAAGAAAATCATTCCAACTACTGCTACTTTCACCACATTAATGCATGCTTGTTGCAAAGAAGCTAATGTTGCAAAGGCTTTAGAATTGAAGAATATAATGGAGCGTTGCCATTTAAAGCTTGATGTTGCTGCATACAATGTTCTTGTATCAGGCCTTTGTGCCAATGGTGATACTGAATCTGCTTTTCAACTTTATGAGGAGATGAAACAAAGAGATATTTGCCCCAATACCTCTATATTTACTGTTCTCATTGATTCTTTTTGTGATGGAAATTACCACAACGAAAGTGAAAAGCTTTTGAGAGATCTACAGGCAAGGGAGCTGTTTATTCTGGATTTATGTCGAGGCACTGAAAGCTTGAATGAATTATTAGTGATTGCTAGGAAAGAGTTGATTCACTTGAGAGATAAAAGGAGAAGAAAGTTTGGTTGCTAA